The nucleotide sequence GAAAGCACAAGAAGTTGTAGAAACAATTAAAGCAGAAGGCGGCGAGGCGTTTGCGATTCAAGCAGATGTCGCAAGCTCTGAAAGTGTGCAAGCTATGATCAAAGAGGTTATTTCACAATTTGGCGCACTTGACATTCTTGTCAACAATGCCGGCATTACACGAGACAACCTGCTTATGCGCATGAAAGAAGATGAGTGGGACGCAGTTATCAATACAAACTTAAAAGGTGTATTCAACTGTACAAAAGGAGTCACTCGTCAAATGATGCGCCAGCGCAGCGGCCGGATCATTAATATCGCTTCCATCGTCGGTGTTAGCGGAAATCCTGGACAAGCAAACTATGTTGCTGCTAAAGCAGGTGTAATCGGTCTAACGAAAACAACT is from Bacillus tianshenii and encodes:
- the fabG gene encoding 3-oxoacyl-[acyl-carrier-protein] reductase, whose product is MLQGKTALVTGASRGIGRAIALELAKNGAKVAVNYAGSEAKAQEVVETIKAEGGEAFAIQADVASSESVQAMIKEVISQFGALDILVNNAGITRDNLLMRMKEDEWDAVINTNLKGVFNCTKGVTRQMMRQRSGRIINIASIVGVSGNPGQANYVAAKAGVIGLTKTTAKELATRGITVNAVAPGFITTDMTDELAEETREALLSQIPLARLGQPEDIANVVRFLASDDSAYITGQTLHVDGGMVM